The following proteins are co-located in the Tripterygium wilfordii isolate XIE 37 chromosome 2, ASM1340144v1, whole genome shotgun sequence genome:
- the LOC120011819 gene encoding uncharacterized protein LOC120011819: protein METTEKKSEWSGGSSSGQVLDRSDIMELVGNEDVNHKFHELNKDRDGQLSVKELQPAVADIGAALGLPAQGTSPDSDHIYSEVSNEFTHGKQDKVSKTEFKVLSDILIGMAAAGLKRDPVVILRIDGEDLLEFINGPSYEAEMVNIFSGIELPDGSLHDCLIKALEKLTVEQGMPPPSDFWVIRSIVAPALQSRTGPDHDKPISQETYLVEFKKLAENVARHLKEQPVIVAHSENTFDGSGIKRLLSNKFELEKTLNAAIENVSKDRNGKLPKEYLRVALDVIASSASLPPIGAVDQIDKVIADVLEMMNTDDGKTVKDDEFKKILTEILEGLMLELEGNPISISTNSVVHEPIASSSTPLQSSS, encoded by the exons ATGGAGACAACAGAGAAGAAAAGTGAATGGTCAGGAGGATCAAGCAGTGGACAGGTGCTGGACCGTTCAGATATAATGGAGTTGGTTGGGAATGAGGATGTGAATCATAAGTTTCATGAGCTGAATAAGGACAGAGATGGTCAGCTCTCTGTGAAGGAGCTTCAACCTGCTGTTGCTGATATTGGTGCTGCTCTTGGCTTGCCTGCTCAAGGCACCTCTCCTGACTCAGACCACATCTACTCTGAG GTTTCCAATGAGTTCACACATGGCAAGCAAGACAAAGTGAGCAAGACTGAGTTTAAAGTTCTCTCAGACATACTAATAGGCATGGCTGCTGCCGGTTTGAAACGTGACCCTGTAGTGATCCTTCGTATTGATGGAGAAGACCTCCTGGAGTTcatcaatggaccaagttatgaagCAGAAATGGTCAACATATTTTCAGGGATAGAGTTGCCCGATGGATCGCTCCATGATTGCCTTATTAAGGCTTTGGAAAAACTCACGGTCGAGCAAGGGATGCCCCCACCTTCTGATTTTTGG GTGATTAGAAGCATTGTGGCACCAGCTTTGCAGTCCCGCACTGGACCTGATCATGACAAACCCATCTCTCAGGAGACATATCTGGTTGAATTTAAGAAACTAGCAGAAAACGTGGCTCGACATCTCAAAGAGCAGCCTGTGATTGTCGCTCATAGTGAGAACACCTTCGATGGAAGTGGCATTAAGAGACTATTATCCAATAAGTTCGAATTAGAGAAG ACACTCAATGCAGCCATAGAAAATGTGTCAAAAGATCGCAATGGAAAACTGCCTAAGGAGTACTTGCGCGTTGCGCTTGATGTTATAGCATCATCTGCCAGTCTACCTCCAATCGGAGCAGTCGATCAG ATTGACAAGGTTATTGCAGATGTATTGGAGATGATGAACACTGATGATGGAAAGACGGTTAAAGACGACGAGTTCAAGAAGATATTGACTGAAATTCTTGAGGGTCTCATGTTGGAACTAGAGGGCAATCCCATCTCAATTTCTACGAATTCGGTTGTGCACGAGCCTATTGCCTCCTCTTCCACACCCTTGCAATCATCTTCCTAG
- the LOC120005112 gene encoding ER lumen protein-retaining receptor erd-2.2-like, with product MRASKRPIHAVSTWVRRQPPKVKAFLAVVSGMATLVLLRFIVHDHDNLFVAAEAVHSIGISVLIYKLMKEKTCAGLSLKTQELTAIFLAVRLYCSFVMEYDIHTLLDLATLATTIWVIYMIRFKLRSSYMEDKDNFAIYYVVVPCAVLALLIHPTTSHNLLNRIFWAFCVYLEAVSVLPQLRVMQNTKIVEPFTAHYVFALGVARFLSCAHWVLQVLDSRGHLLVALGYGLWPSMVLISEIVQTFILADFCYYYVKSVFGGQLVLRLPSGVV from the exons ATGAGAGCGTCAAAGAGGCCGATCCACGCGGTGTCGACATGGGTGCGGCGCCAGCCCCCAAAAGTCAAAGCATTCTTGGCAGTGGTTTCGGGGATGGCGACGCTGGTGCTGCTTCGCTTCATCGTACACGACCACGACAATCTCTTCGTAGCCGCCGAGGCTGTACACTCCATCGGAATCTCCGTCCTTATCTACAAGCTCATGAAGGAGAAAACTTGTGCTG GATTGTCACTCAAAACACAGGAACTGACAGCTATATTCTTAGCTGTTAGACTGTACTGCAGTTTTGTTATGGAATATGATATTCATACTCTACTCGATTTGGCTACCTTGGCAACAACCATCTGGGTTATTTATATGATCCGTTTCAAACTAAGGTCTAGTTACATGGAGGATAAAGATAACTTTGCGATATATTATGTG GTGGTTCCCTGTGCTGTTTTAGCCTTGTTAATTCATCCAACGACTTCTCATAATCTGTTGAACAGAATATTCTGGGCGTTTTGTGTATATCTGGAAGCTGTTTCAGTGCTACCTCAATTGCGGGTCATGCAGAACACCAAG ATTGTTGAACCGTTCACAGCACATTATGTATTTGCACTTGGTGTTGCAAGGTTCCTGAGCTGTGCCCATTGGGTTCTTCAG GTTTTGGATAGTCGCGGACACTTGCTGGTTGCTTTGGGCTATGGATTATGGCCCTCTATGGTTCTTATTTCTGAAATTGTCCAGACTTTCATCTTGGCTgacttttgttattattatgtCAAAAG TGTTTTTGGAGGACAGCTTGTCCTTCGACTTCCCTCTGGAGTGGTCTAA
- the LOC120005122 gene encoding type III polyketide synthase B-like, which yields MGSGETAQVFSTKKANPGKATILALGKAFPHQLVMQEFLVDGYFKNTNCDDPELKEKLTRLCKTTTVKTRYVVMSEEILKKYPELAVEGLPTVKQRLDICNNAVTQMAIEASQACIKNWGRSLSDITHIVYVSSSEVRLPGGDLYLARGLGISPETQRVMLYFSGCSGGVAGIRVAKDIAENNPGSRVLLATSETTIIGFKPPSADRPYDLVGVALFGDGAGAMIIGTDPVQGTERPLFELHTAIQNFLPNTEKTIDGKLTEEGISFKLARELPQIIEDHIEGFCDKLMRVIGLTDKEYNKMFWAVHPGGPAILNRMEKRLDLLPEKLNASRRALMDYGNASSNTIVYVLEYMIEEEGLKIKGNQEDSEWGLILAFGPGITFEGILARNLTV from the exons ATGGGGAGTGGAGAGACTGCACAAGTTTTTTCAACAAAGAAGGCCAACCCTGGCAAAGCTACAATTCTGGCTCTAGGCAAGGCCTTCCCTCACCAGCTTGTCATGCAGGAGTTTCTTGTTGATGGGTATTTCAAGAACACCAACTGCGACGATCCGGAGCTCAAGGAGAAGCTGACTCGCCTCT GTAAGACAACAACTGTTAAAACAAGGTATGTGGTAATGTCAGAAGAGATCCTAAAAAAGTACCCGGAGCTCGCGGTTGAAGGACTCCCTACTGTGAAGCAGAGACTAGATATTTGCAACAATGCAGTAACACAGATGGCTATTGAAGCTTCTCAAGCATGTATCAAGAATTGGGGCAGATCTTTATCTGATATAACACATATAGTCTATGTATCCTCGAGTGAAGTCCGGCTTCCAGGCGGAGACCTTTACCTGGCAAGAGGACTCGGAATCAGCCCCGAGACTCAACGCGTCATGCTCTACTTTTCAGGCTGCTCGGGGGGCGTAGCAGGCATTCGTGTTGCGAAGGATATCGCTGAGAACAATCCGGGAAGCAGAGTTCTGCTAGCTACTTCTGAGACTACCATTATAGGGTTCAAACCACCAAGTGCTGATAGACCATATGATTTAGTTGGTGTTGCCCTATTTGGGGATGGTGCTGGAGCAATGATCATAGGCACAGACCCTGTTCAAGGCACCGAGAGGCCTCTTTTCGAGCTTCATACAGCAATCCAGAATTTCTTGCCAAATACTGAAAAGACTATTGATGGCAAGCTCACTGAAGAGGGAATTAGCTTCAAGCTAGCAAGGGAGCTTCCTCAGATAATTGAAGATCACATTGAGGGGTTCTGTGATAAGTTGATGAGAGTTATTGGATTAACTGACAAAGAGTATAACAAGATGTTTTGGGCAGTACATCCTGGCGGCCCTGCAATCCTAAATCGGATGGAAAAACGACTAGATTTATTGCCGGAGAAACTCAACGCCAGCCGACGAGCTCTAATGGACTATGGCAATGCTAGCAGTAACACCATTGTGTATGTATTGGAGTACATGATAGAGGAGGAGGGCTTAAAGATCAAGGGAAATCAGGAAGATAGTGAATGGGGATTGATTCTGGCTTTTGGACCTGGAATTACCTTTGAGGGAATTCTAGCAAGGAACCTCACTGTCTGA
- the LOC119982193 gene encoding aquaporin-5-like: MAANGVMMEDEESIIGGSKVQPFASTPKPHELRAERGRNKKENANTIAKIVRLEELFSLEVWRASVAELVGSAVLVFAIDTIVISSFETQTKTPNLIMSTLIAITLAILLIATIPVSGGNINPAVTLAAALTGLISLSRAFIYILAQCAGAILGALALKAVVDSKIEQTFSLGGCTLNIIAPGPNGPITVGLETGQALWLEIICTFVFLFAGIWVAFDKREAESMGRFIICSVVGLVVGLLVFISTTVTAQKGYAGVGMNPARCIGPAIVRGGHLWNGHWVFWAGPAIACVAYSLYTKAIPQRQRH; this comes from the exons ATGGCTGCCAATGGAGTGATGATGGAGGATGAAGAAAGCATCATTGGTGGAAGCAAAGTCCAACCATTTGCTTCTACACCCAA gCCACATGAATTGAGAGCTGAGAGAGGGAGGAATAAGAAGGAAAATGCCAATACAATTGCCAAGATTGTGCGTTTGGAAGAGCTGTTCTCCTTGGAG GTGTGGAGAGCATCTGTGGCAGAGCTAGTTGGGTCAGCAGTGCTTGTTTTTGCAATAGACACCATAGTGATCTCCTCCTTTGAGACCCAGACAAAAACACCAAACCTCATAATGTCAACCCTAATCGCCATCACCTTGGCAATCCTGCTTATTGCCACGATTCCCGTCTCTGGTGGCAACATTAACCCTGCTGTCACTCTAGCAGCAGCCTTAACGGGCCTCATTTCTCTTTCACGGGCCTTCATATATATTTTGGCCCAATGTGCTGGGGCCATACTGGGAGCCCTAGCACTAAAAGCCGTTGTGGACAGCAAAATTGAACAAACCTTTTCACTTGGAGGCTGCACCCTCAATATTATTGCACCAGGCCCAAATGGGCCCATCACGGTTGGGCTCGAGACCGGCCAGGCCCTTTGGCTTGAGATAATCTGTACATTTGTGTTCTTGTTTGCTGGAATATGGGTTGCGTTTGATAAGCGTGAAGCCGAATCCATGGGCCGGTTTATTATTTGCTCAGTGGTTGGACTGGTAGTGGGCCTACTTGTGTTTATTTCAACTACAGTAACGGCCCAAAAGGGCTATGCAGGGGTAGGAATGAACCCAGCAAGATGTATTGGACCTGCAATTGTGAGAGGGGGCCACCTGTGGAATGGGCACTGGGTATTCTGGGCTGGGCCTGCTATTGCTTGTGTTGCATACAGCCTGTACACAAAAGCAATCCCACAAAGGCAAAGGCACTGA